One genomic segment of Motacilla alba alba isolate MOTALB_02 chromosome 1A, Motacilla_alba_V1.0_pri, whole genome shotgun sequence includes these proteins:
- the LOC119707957 gene encoding uncharacterized protein LOC119707957 translates to MLEAQGHEELPDRDGDGGRGWPVTRSGFCDSTGVSQGRVTMGAATKGHSGCHCPSRAWASGECTAVRRRGWRRAGAGGGQGQKLRYRALCSAPTPRARPPGGRALLRARRLLGQRCRPQSLPAAGVPLLPAATSLRLLPPTDSLRSGPTELCILCVLLQTMALLSLLFVLVQSLIQYPQPAGDGLDEATHRRMQERQELLDREMARLLQELEQQDEGWGAVLFGALQQWPFWVLAGVLLLLGLWFGCRRRSSEASSSSKDLTSCKTRGDEGGKGQEGDSAGSEEDEESTGGTVEEDDCGSGKDREGIPLAANDKDDDDAIEGNDAVKVKEDSNVYKDDDRDLKKHEGWSDGNVPGDNTCERTEEEPGNVAGNTEGLDDEQVNEDNDSEKEEEEGENTDVQVDEEKDAGKEEEEEGSKDVQVGQDKDAAKEEEEEGNKDVQVEPDKDTGKEEEEEGNKDVQVEPDKDTGKEEEEEGNKDVQVDEEKDTGKEEEEEGNKDVQVDEEKDAEKEEEDGENMDEQVDEERDAEKEEGGKKDVQVEQDKDAGMEEGGDGNEENTNGVNMKVSSNDDVNDGEDNVDGQKENMDVKVQESGDASEQRSRDCTGQEDSNQRGNEAAHSAFAGTEEEKKEVLEGDGNDRKQDEEQGDVNVEADKEEDRKEGEQGNVAAREKEDSDGGKEESGSGGSEDREDTQDVWNELGLLLVDQIEWPVENLERGCSVTAELMKSFSRVFVDSASNSFYPVPQEAIGVGSAFEGWSPRDWDGVYRVLVPLDPPPGHAFQLELNSAGPMAARTFSVRVELVCTCKREQLDKKLLCFLHHSQEELRRKQKRSLLETLCTGSYLDVEKTSHWFRQLVRCSWLHVPQSYSWHLVFQPSSRSCQFQLSKGKERLTVEMLFGVRQGDSDIFVVSQPTEAQKGGSLSFVSSQPAQANFIASTAWPETYAAAEAKFFQHIARQLPCESLHLKCLQLFTCILRDTGLSSSTWKTVVMHMLTIVPLSRWCRREFARRLWDTMAYLHCCLQLKRLDHFVLGNERLPAEISLPPAMRRVEPLNLFERLARDPAAHGQAMQAYGQLHFHLWMLLCNQ, encoded by the coding sequence ATGCTTGAAGCCCAGGGCCATGAGGAGCTTCCTGACCGGGATGGGGACGGCGGGCGGGGCTGGCCTGTGACGCGCTCTGGGTTCTGTGACAGCACAGGTGTGTCACAAGGCCGTGTCACAATGGGGGCAGCTACGAAAGGCCACAGCGGGTGCCACTGCCCCAGTAGAGCCTGGGCAAGCGGTGAGTGCACAGCAGTGAGGAGacggggctggaggagggcaggggctggaggagggcaggggcagaagcTCCGGTACCGGGCCCTGTGTTCTGCCCCCACACCCAGGGCCCGGCCCCCGGGAGGGAGAGCCTTGCTGAGGGCGCGGCGCTTGCTGGGGCAGCGGTGCAGGCCTCAAAGCCTGCCAGCTGCCGGggtccccctcctccctgccgcCACATCCCTGCGGCTCCTGCCCCCCACTGACTCTCTCCGTTCCGGCCCCACTGAACTCTGTATTCTGTGTGTCCTCCTGCAGACCATGGCTTTACTGTCATTGCTCTTCGTGCTCGTGCAAAGCCTGATCCAGTACCCCCAGCCggctggggatgggctggaTGAGGCCACGCACCGGCGAATGCAGGAgcgtcaggagctgctggaccgTGAGATGGCtcggctgctgcaggagctggagcagcaggacgAGGGCTGGGGAGCCGTGCTCTTtggtgccctgcagcagtggccaTTCTGGGTCCTTGCTGGAGTCCTGCTCCTCTTGGGCCTGTGGtttggctgcaggagaaggagcagtgaggccagcagcagcagcaaggacctGACCTCCTGCAAGACTCGGGGagatgagggaggaaaaggacaGGAAGGAGACAGTGCTGGttcagaggaagatgaagaaagcACTGGTGGGACTGTGGAGGAAGACGACTGTGGCAGTGGAAAGGACAGAGAAGGAATTCCTCTGGCTGCAAATGACAAAGACGATGATGATGCCATTGAAGGCAATGATGCTGTGAAGGTGAAGGAAGACAGCAACGTTTACAAAGATGATGACCGTGACTTAAAGAAACACGAAGGATGGAGTGATGGGAACGTGCCAGGAGATAATACTTGTGAAAGAACTGAAGAAGAACCTGGCAATGTTGCTGGAAATACAGAAGGCCTAGATGATGAACAGGTGAATGAAGACAACGattctgaaaaggaagaagaagaaggagaaaacacGGATGTACAGGTGGATGAAGAAAAGGatgctggaaaggaagaagaagaagaaggaagcaaGGATGTACAGGTGGGTCAAGACAAGGACGctgcaaaggaagaagaagaagaaggcaACAAGGATGTACAGGTGGAGCCAGACAAGGAcactggaaaggaagaagaagaagaaggcaACAAGGATGTACAGGTGGAGCCAGACAAGGAcactggaaaggaagaagaagaagaaggaaacaaggatGTACAGGTGGATGAAGAAAAGGAcactggaaaggaagaagaagaagaaggaaacaaggatGTACAGGTGGATGAAGAAAAGGACGCcgaaaaggaagaagaagatggAGAAAACATGGATGAACAGGTGGATGAAGAAAGGGACgctgaaaaggaagaaggaggaaaaaaggatgtACAGGTGGAGCAAGACAAGGACGCTGGAAtggaagaaggaggagatggaaatgaagaaaataccaATGGTGTGAATATGAAGGTGAGCAGCAACGATGATGTAAATGATGGGGAAGACAACGTGGAtggacagaaagaaaacatggatGTGAAGGTGCAGGAAAGCGGTGATGCCAGTgaacagaggagcagggattgcACTGGGCAGGAAGACAGCAATCAACGTGGGAATGAAGCAGCCCATAGTGCTTTTGCTggcactgaagaagaaaagaaggaagttcTAGAAGGAGATGGCAATGATAGAAAGCAGGATGAAGAACAGGGTGATGTGAATGTGGAGGCAGACAAGGAGGAGGATAGGAAAGAAGGTGAACAAGGTAACGTGGCTGCTAGGGAAAAAGAGGACAGTGACGGTGGCAAGGAAGAAAGCGGCAGCGGTGGAAGTGAAGACAGAGAGGACACCCAAGATGTTTGGAATGAGCTAGGCCTCCTTTTAGTAGATCAGATAGAGTGGCCTGTGGAGAATCTGGAGAGAGGTTGCTCAGTGACAGCTGAGCTGATGAAGAGCTTCAGCCGTGTCTTTGTGGACAGCGCCAGCAATAGCTTCTACCCAGTGCCTCAGGAAGCCATCGGGGTGGGCAGTGCCTTTGAGGGCTGGAGTCCCCGTGACTGGGATGGCGTGTACCGGGTGCTGGTCCCACTGGATCCCCCACCAGGGCACGccttccagctggagctgaacagTGCAGGGCCGATGGCGGCAAGGACCTTCAGCGTCCGTGTGGAGCTGGTGTGCACGTGcaagagggagcagctggacaaGAAGCTCTTGTGCTTCCTGCACCACTCGCAGGAGGAGCTGCGGCGGAAGCAGAAGCGCAGCCTCCTAGAGACACTCTGCACCGGCTCCTACCTGGACGTGGAAAAAACCTCCCACTGGTTCCGCCAGCTGGTGAGATGCTCGTGGCTGCACGTGCCTCAGTCATACTCGTGGCACTTGGTGTTTCAGCCCAGCAGCCGGTCCTGCCAATTCCAGCTGAGCAAAGGCAAGGAGAGGCTGACGGTGGAGATGCTCTTTGGGGTGCGCCAAGGGGACTCGGACATCTTTGTGGTCAGCCAGCCCACGGAGGCCCAGAAAGGTGGCTCCCTCAGCTTTGTGAGCAGCCAGCCCGCCCAGGCCAACTTCATTGCAAGCACAGCGTGGCCCGAGACGTACGCTGCGGCAGAGGCAAAATTCTTCCAGCACATCGCCAGGCAGCTGCCGTGTGAGAGCTTGCACCTGAAatgcctgcagctcttcacctGCATCCTGAGGGACACAGGTCTTTCCAGCTCTACCTGGAAGACTGTGGTCATGCACATGCTGACCATAGTACCTCTGTCCCGCTGGTGCAGGAGGGAATTTGCACGGCGGCTGTGGGACACCATGGCctacctgcactgctgcctgcagctgaaacGCCTGGACCACTTTGTGCTGGGCAATGAGAGGCTTCCTGCAGAGATCAGCTTGCCGCCGGCAATGCGAAGGGTTGAGCCGCTCAACCTCTTCGAGCGCCTGGCCCGAGATCCGGCCGCCCACGGACAGGCGATGCAAGCTTATGGTCAGCTGCACTTTCACCTCTGGATGCTGCTCTGCAACCAGTGA